The following are encoded together in the Gadus chalcogrammus isolate NIFS_2021 chromosome 2, NIFS_Gcha_1.0, whole genome shotgun sequence genome:
- the LOC130402528 gene encoding transmembrane protease serine 9-like — protein sequence MLLKDLMEEFGVIIEDKRTDSMTLSSGVVTGRVERIPEVSSQLNVCGRAPLNTKIVGGVDASPGTWPWQASLHTFGPFCGGSLINNLWVLTAAHCFTTTDTTGFTVFLGRQDQAGSNPNEQSRTISRIVCHPDYSGSTNDNDICLLELSSAVTFTDYIAPVCLAADGSTFNSGIINWVTGWGTTSSGGSAADILQEVDLPIVGNRECDCSYGIITNNMICAGLSAGGKDSCQGDSGGPLVGKQGVQWVQSGVVSFGQGCALPNFPGVYARVSEYQAWINGIITTNQPGFVDFRSAGINSDATFNCGDPPSGPVTASPTAPAPLTCGSAPMNTRDSRGLVQSAGVWPWIASLQVNGTHMCGGTLVTADAVLSDASCFTMYPNASYWTVELGRRNLNGPNSFNMTLGVKSITLSNLSGDNIAVLMLSSAPRLSDYIQPICLDQGMGSFLNNTDCWMAGWGMGQGGAQETLQEFNTTVVGCSNTSSSDYICTEALTVRMGDAGGPLMCKSGNSWTQVAGLPNVMGNSSMVRSERAADQSMFISTTRFASFLKETLGSLPSPAPTTSHASDARFSMSYLLLLLSSIYLFSALV from the exons AGGTGTCCTCACAGCTAAATG TGTGTGGTCGGGCTCCACTCAACACCAAGATCGTTGGGGGAGTGGATGCTTCTCCGGGCACCTGGCCCTGGCAGGCCAGTTTGCACACGTTTGGCCCCTTCTGTGGGGGGTCTCTGATCAACAATCTGTGGGTGCTGACCGCTGCCCACTGCTTCACCAC AACTGACACGACAGGTTTCACGGTCTTCCTGGGCCGTCAGGACCAGGCGGGCAGCAACCCCAACGAGCAGTCCCGGACCATCTCCAGGATCGTCTGTCACCCCGATTACAGTGGGTCCACCAACGACAACGACATCTGCCTGCTGGAGCTCTCCTCGGCTGTCACCTTCACAGACTACATCGCGCCCGTCTGCCTGGCCGCGGACGGAAGCACGTTCAACAGCGGCATCATCAACTGGGTCACTGGCTGGGGCACCACCTCGTCTGGAG GTTCAGCCGCGGACATCCTCCAGGAAGTGGACCTGCCCATAGTGGGCAACAGGGAGTGTGACTGCAGCTATGGCATAATCACCAACAACATGATCTGCGCTGGATTGTCGGCTGGAGGGAAGGACTCGTGTCAG GGTGACTCTGGTGGTCCTCTTGTAGGCAAACAGGGTGTGCAGTGGGTCCAGTCGGGAGTGGTGAGCTTTGGTCAAGGATGTGCCTTGCCCAACTTCCCTGGAGTATACGCCAGAGTATCCGAATATCAGGCTTGGATCAACGGTATCATCACCACCAACCAGCCCGGCTTCGTGGACTTCCGATCCGCGGGAATCAACAGCGACGCCACCTTCAACTGTGGCGACCCTCCATCCGGCCCAGTCACCGCCTCACCGACCGCCCCCGCAC CGTTGACGTGCGGCAGCGCCCCCATGAACACCCGCGACAGCAGGGGGCTGGTGCAGTCCGCCGGCGTGTGGCCCTGGATCGCTAGCCTGCAGGTCAACGGCACGCACATGTGCGGCGGCACCCTGGTGACTGCGGATGCAGTCCTGAGCGACGCCTCGTGCTTCACCAT GTACCCCAATGCCTCCTACTGGACGGTTGAGTTGGGCCGCCGGAATCTGAACGGCCCCAACTCCTTCAACATGACCCTGGGGGTGAAATCCATCACCCTCAGCAATCTCAGCGGAGACAACATCGCCGTGCTCATGCTGTCCAGTGCACCGAGGCTCTCGGACTACATCCAGCCCATCTGTCTGGACCAGGGGATGGGCAGCTTCCTGAACAACACTGACTGTTGGATGGCAGGCTGGGGCATGGGCCAGGGAGGCG CCCAAGAAACCCTGCAGGAGTTCAACACCACGGTGGTGGGTTGTAGCAACACGTCATCCAGTGACTACATCTGCACCGAAGCGCTGACTGTGAGAATG GGTGACGCCGGAGGCCCCCTGATGTGCAAGAGCGGCAACTCTTGGACCCAAGTGGCCGGGCTTCCCAACGTCATGGGCAACAGCAGCATGGTGCGCTCAGAGAGAGCCGCCGACCAGTCCATGTTCATCTCCACAACGCGATTTGCTAGCTTCCTGAAGGAAACTCTGGGGAGTCTTCCGtccccagcccccaccaccaGTCACGCGTCAGACGCACGCTTCTCCAtgtcctacctcctcctcctcctctcctccatctacCTCTTCTCTGCGCTGGTCTAG